The following nucleotide sequence is from Gordonia jinghuaiqii.
TGCACCGTGAGCCCGGAGGTCACCGGTCCGCTGCCTTCGGACGTGGAGGTCGAGAAGCAGGCCCTGACAACGTCTTCGGGGCCTGCGCCGTCGGATGAGGCGGGCCCTCATCCGGCGTCGGACAGCCGGGCGGCCACCCGCGCGACGGTGGCGATGCTGGTCAGCCGTATCGTCATCGCGGCACTCGGCTGGCTGGGCAGCGTCATCATCGCGCGCACGCTCTCGCCCGAGGAGTGGGGCACCTATTCGTTCGTGTTCGCTCTGCTCGGGCTGACCGCGATCTTCACCGACCTCGGTGTCGGCCGGGCGGTGATGGCCCGGCTCATCTCCGACGATGCCGACGACGTGGCCAAGACGTCGTCGTCGTTCATCGCGTTGCGGGTGCTGCTCGGCGCGGTGGGTTACCTCATCGCCGTCGCATACGTGGTCGTCCTGCAGTATCCGGGCGAGGTCATCCGCGCCACCGCGATCGCAGGCCTCGTGGTCGTGTTCGCCACGCCCGGCCAGGCACTCACGGTCATCTTCCAGAGCAGGCACCGGCTGCTGCTGACCGCGATCGCCGAGAGTCTCGGGCAGGTACTGCAACTCGCGTTGACGATCGCCGCCGCGCTCGCCGCACCGGTGTTGCTGGTGTTCGTCCTCGCACCGGTCGCCAACGAGGTCTTCGCGCTGATCGTCAAGGTCGTCGGCATCGCCCGCCGGTCGTCGGGGTTGCGGCCGTCCCGCGTGATCGAGTGGTCGCGGTGGAAACCGATGCTCGGCGACGCCGCGCCGCTCGCCCTCGGCTTCGCGCTCACCATCGCGTTGCAGAAGGTCGACGTCCTGCTGCTGAGTCTCCTCGACACACTCGACGCCGTCGGCATCTACAGCGTCGGTTACAAATTCGCCGACATCATGGACACGCTGATCCTTGCCGCCATCGGCCCGATCAGCACCCTGCTGGTCGCCGCCTGGCCGCATCGGAGCACCGAGCTGCGGCAGCGATGCCGAACCGCCGCCATCCTCTTCGGGACGGGGGGTGCGGTGACGGTCGCGGCCTTCTGGCCCAGCGCCGACCACATCATCGGTCTGCTGTACGGGGACCGTTTCGTCGAAGGTGCCTTCGCCGCACGCTTCCTGGTCCTCGGTGCGGCGATCATGGCGCTCGTGGTGCTCGGCATCTTCCTGCTCGCCTCCACCGGTTTCGCCGCCCGGTACCCGTGGATCGCGGTCAGCGGGCTGGCACTGAACATCGTTCTCAACATCGTCCTGATCCCGCGGTACTCCTACAACGGGGCGGCGGTGGCGACCGTCGTCACCTTCGGGGTCTCCGCGGTGGCCCTGTGGGTGGTGATCGCGCGGACACTGCCGGTCACCGGCCTGCTCCCGGTCGGTGCGCTCGTCGCGCTGACCGTGCTGACCGCGGCGGTGTGCGCGCTCGGGATGTGGGCGGTCGACTCGGTGCCATGGCCCGTGGTCTCCGGCGCTGCCGCACTCGTCGTCGCCGCGCCTGCGCTCCTGCTGTTCCGGACGGCGACCTCGCCGCCCGGCCGACACGCGAAGGTGGTCCGATGACCGATCCCCCACCGGCCGATCCCCCACCGACACAGACGATCGTCTTCGTGGCGCACACCGGGCAGGTGTCCGGGGCGGAGAAGGTTCTGCTCGATCTCGTCGACGTCGCGGCCGGCCGCGGTCACCGCGTGCTCGTCGTCTGCCCCGAGGGCCCGTTGCCCGGCCGACTGCCGCCCGGCGCCGTCCACGTGGCGATCCCGCCGCTGGGCCTGAGCGGTGAACGCGGCTCCCGCCGGCTGCTGGGTGCCGGCCGCCTGCTGATCGACTGGGCGCGTGCCGGTCTCACGCTGCGTCGCCTCACGCGGCGCGAGGACACCTCGACGGTCCTCAACTCGCTGTTCGCCCTGCCCGCGGCCCGGATCGCGCGACCCCGCGGCCGCATCTCGTGGCTGGTCCACGACACCGTGTCCTCGGGGCGGCAGACCGCGGTCATCCGCGCGAGCGCACCCGTCGTCCGGCGGGCGGTGGCGGTGTCGGAGGCGACGGCGGCACCCCTCGCCGAGATGGGCCTGCCGGTCGTCGTCGCCCACAACGGGGTCGACTGGCCGGTGCCCGCGCTCCCGACCGATCTGCATCATCCGCCCGTCGTCGGGATCCTCGCGTTGCTCACGCCGTGGAAAGGTCATGCGGTGTTGCTCGACGCCGTGGCGACCGTCCCCGGCGTCGAAGTCGAGTTCGCCGGCGGCTCGTTTCCCGGCGACGCCGACCACGTTGCCTCGCTGCGGGATCGGGCCCGGCAGCCCGACCTGGCGGGACGCGTGCGGTTCCTCGGCCACACCGACCTGCGCGCGGCGCTGGAGCGCTGGGACGTCGTCGTCTCGGCCAGCGTCACCCCCGAAGCCGGTCCGCTGTCGGTCCTGGAGGCCATGTCCTACGGAAAGCCGGTCGTCGGAACCGATCACGGCGGCACCACCGAGTTCCTGCGCGACGGGGCCGGGGTCCTCGTCGCACCGTCGGACCCGGATGCGTTGGCCTCGGCCATCACCCGCGTCCTCGACGACGCCGACCTGCGACGTTCGCTGGCCGGAGAGGCGCGGAAACGTATCGCAGACGGACACGACAAATCGGTCACATTACCGCGTATGCTCGAGAAGTTGTTGTCCCCATGACGGCACACAGTTCGCGCCCGTGGCGCACATCCCTAGATAGGCTCCCCATGAACCGGTCCCTGACCCGTCGGCGTAAGACCACGCGCTCGGCACTCGCCTGTGCGTGCATCTTGCTCGCCACGCTCGCATCCATCATGTGGGTGCGCAGCGACGCCCATTCGGCACCGCCGACCTGCGAGTTGTCCGGTGGGAACAAGAAGATCGCGGCGTCACCCGGCGCCGGACTCCTCGGCGCCTCCGACGGAGACCTCAACCGTGAGCTGACGGTGGCCAAGAACCTCAACATGTGGGCCGTGCGCCTCGACGTCGACTGGTCTGTGGTGGAACCGCGTCGTGGACAGCGCAACTGGGCACCGATCGACCGCGTGGTCAATGCGATCGTCGCGCACGGCATGTGCCCGGTCGGCCTGGCCACCTACACCCCGCTGTGGGCGGCGCGCATCACCGACTTCCCCCGCAACAGCCATTACCGCCCGGCCGACCCGAACCTGTTCGCGTCGTTCGCCGCCGCCGCCGCGCAGCGGTACGCCGACTCCATCGCGGTGTGGGAGATCTGGAACGAGCCCAACCTGGCCAATTACTGGCTGCCCCGCGCCAACTCCACCGAGTACGGCAGGCTGCTCGACGCGTCGTATGCGGCCATCAAACGCGTGGTCCCCGGCGCCGCGGTGATCTCCGGCGGCCTGGCACCCGGCACCGACAACGGTCGCGACATCGCCCCACTGACGTTCGTGCGCAACCTCTATCAGGGCGGGTACAACCGTTCCTTCGACGCGTTGAGCGTGCACCCCTACACCTACCCCGCGCTGCCCAACGATCCGGCGGCGGCATCGTGGAGCACCGCCGCGCGCATGTGGGACATGCGGGACATCATGGTGGCCGCGGGTGATGCCGACAAGAAGATCTGGATGACCGAGTTCGGAGCACCGACGGGGACCGGGACCAACTCGGTGTCAGAGGCGTTTCAGGCGCAGAGCATCGAGGTCGCCGTCGGCGCCCAGTACGACGCGCCCTGGCTCGGACCGTTGTTCGTGTATTCGCTGCGCGACGCGGGTACCGACCCCAACAACCTGGAACACAACTTCGGGCTCGTGCGCCGCGACTGGTCTCCCAAGCAGGCCTACACGCTGCTGGATTCGCGTTAGGCCCGGGTGTCACGCCGCACGCGGGTCCGCCGATCCGCGTGCGGGCGGGCGCCACGCCACGGTCCGAGCACCGCGGCCGACCAGATCCTTCGTTATGGTGAACGAAAAGTGATCGAACTTCGCGCTCGATCGAGCACGTGCATTATCCGGGGGGGACGTCCGGGGGACATCCGACACCACAGGAGAGATGTGTGAGCTCCAGCCTCGACAGCGCCGGGCGCCGTGACGCGCCGCCCTCGATCGACCTCTTCGGCCACTTCCGGGATCTCGCCCGCGTCGCCGTACCCGCCATCCTCATCGGCGTCCTCGTCGGAGCCGGGGTGTTCGCACTGCGGACCGCCCTGGTCGCCGAGAAGTACTCGGCGACGGTGGTGGCCGAGATCAACCCGGCCGGCAACATCATCCCCGGTGACGCATTCGTCGAGCAGATGCGCGCACCGTTCACCGCGCTGTCCACCGACGAGAACGTCCTCCGCCAGGTGCTGACCCAGGTCGACACCGGTTGGGACACCGCCGAACTGCGCGCCAACGTCGCCACCTCCCCGGGCACCTCGCCATCGCTGATGCTGTTCACCGCGACGGCGCCGACCAGCGAGCAGGCCGAGGGGGTGGCCCGCGCGATGGTCACCGCGATCTCGGCGGCGTCGGTGTCCAACCATGCCCGCGACATCAGCAGGCAGGTCGATCAGCTCCGCGCCCAGGTCACCGCCGAACGCGCACGCAACCGTGCACTCCCCGATCGCGGCGACTCGAAATCGGAGTCGAATGCGACCCTCGCCGACCTCAACGCCCAGTTGACCCGTTTGCAGAACTCCTCGACGGACACCCTCACGATCCTCGCCGCGCCGTCGGCCGGTGAGAAGCCGGTCGCCCCCAACCCCGGACAGGAGGGTGCCGTGGCCGGCCTGGCGGCGGCGATCGTCGCCGCCGAGATCCTGGTGCTGGTCCGGGGCCGATCCGGACGCCGTCCCAACCCGATCTGGGCGCGCCGCATCGCCCACCGGTACGGCGCTCACCTCACCTACGGCAAGCCCGGCGAGCCTGCGTTGCCCGCGACGCTGTTACCGGCTCTCGCCCAGCGTCATCGGCGGGCTCAGGTCGCGCTGATCCTGACCGGGGACGCCGTGCACATCGACGGCCTCGTCGACACCCTGATCCCCGCCGAGGACGACGCGAGCGCCGGACACCCCATGCGCGTGGAGCATCTCGCGCTCACCGATCCGTGGTGGCAGCGCCTCGATCCCGCCCAGCTCGCCTTGGCGGTGGTCGTCGTCTCGGACGCGGAGAACGATCGCGAACCCGTCGAACAGGCACTGACACAACTGGCCGCGATCGGGGTGACCCGGCACCTCGTCGTGCAACGATCGGCCACCCGCGCACCCGGCCGGCCGGCCGATCGGCTCCTGCCCGCCACCCTGCGCGGCGCCGATGCGGCCGGTTACGAGCCGTTCCCGAGCGGAGACGTACCCACCGAACACGTTCGGGCCGAGGGCCGGACGCCCATGACGCGTACGCCGTCGCACGAGGCCTCGGCCGGTGTCCCGTTCGACTCGGACCGATTCCGTGTACCTCCCCGAGATGCGGACAGCCATGCGCGGTGACCGCATCGCCCGTGACCGCATCGCCATCGTCCACGAGCGCCTCACCGAGATCGCCGGGTCGGAACACGTCGTCGAACAGCTGGCTGCCACGTGGCCACGGGTCGAGGTCCACGCGCCGATCGCGCGGGCCGCGGGCATCCCGGCCGGGCTGACCGAGCCGCCGATCACCACCTCCCTCGACCGTGCCTACCGGATGCTCGGCGAACGCAGTTACGCGCCGCTGCTGCCGTTGATGCCCATGGCGTTTCGGCGGATGCCGCTGCGCGATGCCTCCGCGGTCGTGGCCAGCCATCACGCCTTCGCCACGCAGTCGGTGTTCGCGACGCAGGCCCCTGTCATCGCCTACGTGCACAGCCCGGCGCGGTGGGCGTGGGACCCGTCGCTGCGGGCCGGCGAAGGCGGTGGCGCCGCCGGTGCCGCCATCCTGTCGGCGCTGTCGGTGGTTGCCCGCCGGTGCGAGATCGGTGCTGCGCCACGCCTGCACACCGTCGTCGCGAACTCGTCGGCGGTGGCCGCACGCATCCGCGAGCACTGGGGACGCGACGCGATCGTGGTGCACCCGCCCGTCGACCTCGACGGTTTCACCCCCGACCCCGCGGTGCCGCGTGAGGACTTCTATCTGCTCGCCGGGCGCCTCGTCCCGTATAAGCGGCCCGACATCGCGATCGCCGCGGCCGCGAAGGCCGACGTGCGGCTCGTGGTCGCCGGCGACGGCCGCGCCATGGAGCAGTGTCGCGAACTCGCCGGTCCCAGAACGACATTCCTCGGCCGGGTCCCCCACGAGACGTTGCTGAACCTGCACCGCAGCGCCCGCGCGGTCCTGATGCCCGGCATCGAGGACTTCGGCATCGTGCCGGTGGAGGCCATGGCAACCGGGACACCGGTCATCGCCCTCGGCGAAGGCGGGGCCCTCGACACCGTCATACCCGAGTCGACCGGGCTGCTCATCGAGCCGGGCACCGACGACGAGATCATCGAGCGACTCGCGAAGTCGTTGCGCGAGTTCGCCGTCGAGGACTACGACCGCACCGTGATCCGCGCCTGGGCCGAGAGGTTCCGCCGGGAACGTTTCCGCGACGAGATGCGCGAGGTCGTCGATGCGGCGCTCTGAGTCGGAGACGACGACAACCCGTGCGTCCGTACTGGATCGGGCGTTGTCGACGTCGCGGACCATCTCGGTGACCGGACCGATGGCACCCCTGGACCTCGATCGCATCCGCGAGCGGCTGGCCCAGGCCTGGACCCCGAAGTCGCGTCTGACGCTCGTGCCCGACCCGTCGTCGTCCACGTGGGTCCACGACGCGGCGAACCCGCCCCGGGTGTCCGAGCGCCCCGATCTCGCGGATCTGCCCGTCGGCGAGATCATGATGCGCCTGCGCGCCGCGCCCGAACCCCTGCCACGTCTGGAGGTACTGGTCTGCGGCCCGTGGCTGGTCATCGACCACACCCACGGCATGGGCGACGGCCGACTCGGCATCGAACAGATCGCCGGGGTGGCCAGTCGCCATGAGTTCCCGATGGCCCAGCGGTTCGAGAAGTCGCTGCCCGCCGGCGCGGCCTGGCAGGCGCTGCGTCGCCACGTCCTGCGCCACCCGCGTCGTATCCGCGACATCGTCGCGTTGCGTTCGGCCAACGCCGCGCCCCCCGAGGCGAATACCGATGTCGCGCAACGCACCATCACCGACTGGCAGTCGTCGCGTAGCGCCGTCACCGCCTCGATGTCCGCCCGGTGCGTCACCGAGGTGAAGCAGGCGATCACCGACACCGGGGTGCGGATGTCCTCGGCGGCGGTGACCGTCGCGCTGTGGCGGGCGGCGCTCACCGCCCACGGCGTCGCCGTCGACGACAGCACCCAGATCCTCTTCGACTGCCGGCGATACCTCGATCCCGCCCACGCCGACGCCCACGGCAACTTCGCGGTGGGCATCCCGGTCCGCTTCCCGGCCGCCGCGACGCCCATGGAGATCGGCGACCGAATCCGTGCGGTCGCCGAATCGGGCTGGCCGGCAGCGATCCTGGCGTCGGGCGAAGTGCGTGAACGCTTGCGCCCGTCGACGACGCCGGCTGCCGCCGGATCGATCACCGTGCCGGATCGGTTGCGGCTGTCGGTCAGCGACCTGGGCCGGGTCGGGATCTTCGGCGACCTGCAGTGGGATTCGTCGGCGGCGTCGCATCACCTGTTCGCCTATGTCGAGCCCGACGGCCCCGACGCGGCGAGCATGCTCGTCAGCGAGATCGACGGTGCCCGCAGTTTCACGACGACGTTCTGCGACGCCTTCATCGGACGTCCGGAGATCGAAGCGGCGCTGGAGACCCTGTGCGAGCATCCGGTGTCGTTGTTGCAGCAGCTGCTCGAGCGGTCATGAGGCGGCGGGCCGCCTCTCCCGGAATCCTCCTCGCCGTCGCGCTTCTCACCGTTTTCTGCGCGACGGCATGTTCGGCGGGCAGCGCGCCCGGGCCGGCGTCGGCATCGTCGCCGGGAGATCTGGTCGGCGCGCCGATCGCGACCGACGCCTACGGCTCGCTCGAGCGGATCGCCGACCGGTCCGTGCGGTTCCGCTATCAGTCGACCGACCCGGGCACCGACCGACTGGTACCGGTGTCGGCAGCGGCATTCGTGCCGCGCGGACCCGCACCGGCGGGCGGATGGCCGGTGCTCGCCCTGGGGCATCCGACGACCGGGGTGGCAGGCGACTGCGCACCGTCGCTGTACGGCAACCTGCTGGGGACCATCGACCTCGTCGCCACCCTGCTCGAACAGGGCTTCGTCGTCGTGCAATCGGACTATCAGGGTCTCGGCACACCGGGCGCCCATCGATATCTGGACCCGCTGCCGGCCGCCTACAACATCATCGACTCGGTACGCGCGGTGCGTGCGGTCATCGACGACACCGCCGACCAGTGGTGGGGTTTCGGCGTGTCCCAGGGAGGTCATGCGGTGTTCCGGGCCAACGAGATCGCGACGACCTACGGTTCCGGGCTGCGTTTGCGGGGGACGGTCAGCATGAGCCCCGTACTCGACATCCGGCCCCTGGCCGACGCGATGGCGAACGGCACGCTTTCCTCCGCGCAGATCTCGTTCCTGCCGATCGTCCTGACGGGACTGAAGACGGTCCACCCGGAACTCGACATCGACGACTACGTGCGCGGCCCTCTCCGCGAGACCTTCGGGGTCTTCCTCGAATGCAACGACGCGGCGATGGTGCAGAAGCAGGACATCGTCGATGTCACCGAGCCCGAGGACTATCGACCCGTCGACGACGCGGCCGCCGAACGCCTCCGCGGGTGGCTCGGCGAGGCGAGCCTTCCGCAGGGGCGCGCCTCGGCGCCGATGCTCATCGCCTACAGCACACAGGACACCGTGATCCCGCCGAAGTGGACGGCGACAGCCATTCGGCAGGCCTGCCGGATGGGCGATGACATCACTGCGGTCACGGTGAGCCGACAACCGCACGGCATACTCGACATCGGTTCCGCAGCAGCGGACTGGGTTGAAGCCGTCGATTCGGGGCGTCCGACGCCGAGCACATGTGCCTGATGCGGGCATGTCGCCTCGCCGGACACCGGGGCTTCAGGAGGGGTTGTACATGAGTTCGAACATCGAGAACGGCGTCGACGCGCCGGAGATCATCGCGGCCGCGGGTGACGCGGTCCCACCGGCCGGAGCGACGGCGTCGGAAACAACAGGATCGGAAGTGCGGGCGGGAGAGACGTTGTCCGCGCTGTTCGCCGATTCTCCCGACGAGGCCGTGGTCGCCGTACTCCAAGCCCTGCGCGGCAACGACACGGCCATCGCGCCGACGCTGCGCGCCGTTCTCGCGGATCCGGACCGCATCCGTGCGATCGAGGACAGCGGGTTGCTCGACGGCACCCCGAATCCCGGCCTCGACGAAGCGGTTCGGCTGACCGTCGATGCCCTCGGCGTGCCGTATGCAGCGGTCAACGTCATCACCGCCGACGGCCAGACGCAGGCGGCGCTCGCCTGGAGCGCCGGGGACGTCGAGGGTTCCCGCACCAGGCCGCTGCTCGATTCACTGTGCGTCCTCGCGGTCGCGAGCGGTTCGCCGCTCGTCATCGACGACATCGCCGATCATCCGGTGTTGTCCGGCCATTCGACCGCCACCAAGGGCGAGGTCACGGCGTACATCGGTATCCCGCTGGCGGACAACGACGGTCATGTGATCGGCACATTCTGCGCCTCGGACTCCGCACCGCACCATTGGTCGGCCACCGAAGTGCAACTCATCTCCGACCTCTCGGTTGTGGTTCGGGAGCTGATCTTCGGGGCCTGATCTTCGGGGCCTGAGCGCCGTCGATTGCTGCGGCGGCGCCGTGATGAGGAAATCGCCACCGCGACACGAGCACCGCAGGTGAGCGCGAGGTTGTTACATAGCCTTACAATCGTCGGGACGGGGGGACCGTTCATGCGGATGGAGTGCCCTTGTCGACCCGTTTGTCTCCGGTCGAGATCTCGCCGACGACACGTGACGCCGTGCCCGAGGCGACCAGATCTCGGCGCACGTTCGGAGATCTGATCCGCGACGATCCCCTGAGCACGATCGTCACCGTGTCCATCGACGTGTTGTCCTCGTCGATCGCCACGACGATGGGTGTCTGGTGGGTGATCCACCGCCAGCCCGAGTACCCGGCGGTGGGAGCACTTGCTCTGTACACGCCGGTCCTGGTGATGATCTTCGCGCTTCGCGGGGTCTACCGCCGCGGTCTCAACCGACGGTTCCTCGACGAGGTCGGTCGAGTCATGACCTGTTGCACCGTGGCCGCGATGATCCTGCTCTGTGGCCTGCTCCTACTCGGGCTCGACGAGCAGCCCGGTGCCGCGCTGACGAAGCTCTGGCTATCGGCGATCTTCTGGGTGCCGTTCGCGCGGTTGCTGCGCGACGTCATCCAGCGCAGTCTGCGCAAACACGGCCACCTACTGTCCCCCACCCTGATCATCGGCGACGGCCCGGTGACCGCTCAGGTGGTGGGGCGGATGGTTGCCGCGCCCGAACACGGGCTCCGGCCGGTGGGCATCCTGGCGGCCGGCGCACCTCCCCGACTCGATCGCGACGACGGCCCCACCAACGAGATCCCCCAGCTCGGCGGTGTCGACGACCTCGACGAGGCCATCCGGGTCACCGGTGCCGAGATCCTCGTCGTCGCCTTCGCGGTCACCAACGTCGAACGCCTGACCGCCTCGGTCCGCATCGCACACCGCCACGGGATCAAGGTCTGGATCGTGCCGCGCATGTTCGACGTCATCGGGAGGCGCAGCCGGATCGACCACATCGGTGGACTCCCGCTCATGTCGGTGCCCCACACCAGCCCGCGAGGCTGGCAATTCCGTACCAAGCACATCGGCGACCGCGTCGTCGCCGGCATGATCCTGGTGGCCATCGCACCGCTGTTCCTGACCCTCATGCTGTTGGTGCGTCTGAGTTCACCGGGCCCCATCTTCTTCGCCCAGCCACGGGTCGGCCGCAACGCGAAGGTGTTCAACTGCCTCAAGTTCCGCTCGATGCGTCCCGAAGATCCAGAGGCCGAGAAGTTCCGGCCGACCGACGGCAGCGCACCCGGCGGCGTCGAGGGAGTGGATCGACGAACCAAGATCGGCAAGATCATGCGGTCGACGTCGATGGACGAGTTGCCGCAGTTGCTCAACGTGATCCGCGGCGACATGAGCCTCGTCGGGCCGCGACCCGAACGGCCCGAGTACGTATCGCTGTTCGAGGTGCAGATCCGGCGCTACGGGGAGCGGCACCGTGTCAAGGCAGGCGTCACCGGCTGGGCGCAGGTCCACGGCCTCCGCGGCCAGACATCGATCGCCGACCGCGCCGAATGGGACAACTACTACATCGAGAACTGGTCGCTGTGGCTCGACATAAAGATCCTGCTGCTGACGGTGTTGGCAGTACTCAAACGTGCCGAGTGACCGTGCCTCGGCGCCCTGCCGGCCAGGCACCCCGACGGTCGGCCGTGTCACTGTCGTACCTGCCGAGCGGACCCCCTGTGGCGCGCACAGCGCTGTCCGGGGCACGTGACCTGAAGAGCATCACGGATACGGACGGCGCGTGTCATACGCGGGCCGGTCGGGCATGCGGCCGGGGTCGTCGGCAACGACGACGATGACCGTGCGGACAACGACCACGAGCAGGACGATGCCGCTCGCGATCGCGAGCAGCACTGCGGTCATGACAACCTCCTTCGGACGAAACACGCTGTGTCGTAGGGTCACTCGGCGTGCGCGCCGTGGCGGCTCGTCACCGGCATCTCCTGGCCCATCCGATCGCCGCCCATGGTGGCGTACCTGTCCACCCCGGCGCCACTGATTTACCGCCCTCACCAACCGCAGCGGATCAGCGACGGGAACGGCCCGATGGGTATTTCTTCCGGCAACGGGCAGCCGGTGTACCCCGCCGAAGAATCGGCGAGAATTCGTCCCATTTTTGTTTCAGCGAGCCGAGATGCCCGGCGGCTCAGGGGAACACCGGCGTTCGTCCGATCAGACGCAAGACTAAGGAAAGTCACATTCATGCCGGAATTGCCGCTATGGTCCGTATGAATGCACGCACCTCATCGGCCGATTCTCGAGGAACCGGGTCTCCGCTCATCTACGAGTGCATGTCCATTTCTTCAGCAGGAGTAAGCATGCGCGTGTCTCGAACCCATCGCACCAGGATGCTCGCGGCAGCGGCGGGTGTCAGCCTCGTTCTCTACGGCGGCAACGCGCCGGCACTCGCCGACGACCACGACGCCGGCGGCGGTGCATCGACCTCGAGCGGGTCCGCGGATTCGACGGCCGGCGATGACGCGGACCCGACACCTCCCGACTCATCAGATGCGGACGACACGGCCGACAGCCCGGGTTCGGACACAGCAGAGGACCCTGCCGGCACCGACACCCCACCCGATGACGAAACGGTCCCGGCCGCACCCGAACCCACCACCGAGACACCACCGGCCACCGACACACCACCGCACGCCGCCCCGGAGCCCACCTCGTCGGCACCACAACCGGATTCGGCAGCACAACCGGATTCCGCAGCACCAGAGCAGACCCCGGCCGTCGACGACGGGTCCGGAGACCTCGCGAACACTCCCGACGCGACGGACAGCGGCACCACCGCGCCCGAACCCGACGGTGCCGAGAACGACAGTGCTGACAACGGCGGCGCCGGGACCACTCCGGTCTCCTCGCCGCAACCGGCGGCCATCTCGACGCCGACGATCACCGCCACCACGACAGTGAGCAGCGGCCCGCCGACGAGCACCACGACGCCGGAGAACCTCGGCGTGATCGGTCTCTTCGCCCTGCTGGGCAGCCCGTTCCTGAACGGCGGAACCACGGCACCGACCAACCCGCTGCAGTGGGCGCTGCTGTGGTGGACCCGCCGGTTCGCGAATGCGCAACCGGTCAGCGCCGGAATGCCGACCGTGTCACCCCTCACCGGCGGCCAGGTCACCGGCGATCTGAACATCGTCGACCACGACAACTCCCTCGGCTACACCGTCACCGACGGACCCGCGAGCGGTGTCGTGACCATCAACCCGGACGGCACGTTCACCTACACCCCATCGGCAACCCTCGTGCGTGATGGCGGCACCGACACGTTCACGGTGACGGCGAGCGACGCGGGTCACCCCCACATCCATGGATTGGCCGGGCTGCTCCGCGGCCTGTTCACCGGCGACGCCGGACACACCACGACCACCACGGTCACGGTGCAGATCGACCAGGGTGACATCCCCTCCGTCCCCGTCACCGACCCCCCGGACCCAGAGACTGGTGCGGTGTCCGGCTCGCTGACCGACGTCGTCGCGGGCCCCGGCGCAGGCACGCCGAGCTTCTCCGGTCCGTCCACATCCACCAACGGCGGCACCGTCGTCGTCAACGCCGACGGCACCTACACCTACACCCCGACCGACGCCCTCCGCCATGCGGCCGCCTCCGGGACAAGCACTGCCGCAGACCGGTTCGACACCTTCGAGGTCGTCGTGAGCGACGGTGTCCGCACGCGGACCATCAATATCGTCGTCCCGATCGACCCGGCCAATGACGCGCCGGAGGTCTCTCTCGTCGACAGATCCACTCCCGCAGCCGGCACCGGCGCAGTAACCGGGCGGGTCGGCGGTACTGACGCCGACGGAGACACACTCACCTTCACCGGCGGCACCACCAGCGCCGGCGGCGGCACCGTCGCCGTCCGCGCCGACGGCAGATTCACCTATACCCCCACCCACA
It contains:
- a CDS encoding flippase, whose protein sequence is MSPEVTGPLPSDVEVEKQALTTSSGPAPSDEAGPHPASDSRAATRATVAMLVSRIVIAALGWLGSVIIARTLSPEEWGTYSFVFALLGLTAIFTDLGVGRAVMARLISDDADDVAKTSSSFIALRVLLGAVGYLIAVAYVVVLQYPGEVIRATAIAGLVVVFATPGQALTVIFQSRHRLLLTAIAESLGQVLQLALTIAAALAAPVLLVFVLAPVANEVFALIVKVVGIARRSSGLRPSRVIEWSRWKPMLGDAAPLALGFALTIALQKVDVLLLSLLDTLDAVGIYSVGYKFADIMDTLILAAIGPISTLLVAAWPHRSTELRQRCRTAAILFGTGGAVTVAAFWPSADHIIGLLYGDRFVEGAFAARFLVLGAAIMALVVLGIFLLASTGFAARYPWIAVSGLALNIVLNIVLIPRYSYNGAAVATVVTFGVSAVALWVVIARTLPVTGLLPVGALVALTVLTAAVCALGMWAVDSVPWPVVSGAAALVVAAPALLLFRTATSPPGRHAKVVR
- a CDS encoding alpha/beta hydrolase, producing MRRRAASPGILLAVALLTVFCATACSAGSAPGPASASSPGDLVGAPIATDAYGSLERIADRSVRFRYQSTDPGTDRLVPVSAAAFVPRGPAPAGGWPVLALGHPTTGVAGDCAPSLYGNLLGTIDLVATLLEQGFVVVQSDYQGLGTPGAHRYLDPLPAAYNIIDSVRAVRAVIDDTADQWWGFGVSQGGHAVFRANEIATTYGSGLRLRGTVSMSPVLDIRPLADAMANGTLSSAQISFLPIVLTGLKTVHPELDIDDYVRGPLRETFGVFLECNDAAMVQKQDIVDVTEPEDYRPVDDAAAERLRGWLGEASLPQGRASAPMLIAYSTQDTVIPPKWTATAIRQACRMGDDITAVTVSRQPHGILDIGSAAADWVEAVDSGRPTPSTCA
- a CDS encoding cellulase family glycosylhydrolase: MNRSLTRRRKTTRSALACACILLATLASIMWVRSDAHSAPPTCELSGGNKKIAASPGAGLLGASDGDLNRELTVAKNLNMWAVRLDVDWSVVEPRRGQRNWAPIDRVVNAIVAHGMCPVGLATYTPLWAARITDFPRNSHYRPADPNLFASFAAAAAQRYADSIAVWEIWNEPNLANYWLPRANSTEYGRLLDASYAAIKRVVPGAAVISGGLAPGTDNGRDIAPLTFVRNLYQGGYNRSFDALSVHPYTYPALPNDPAAASWSTAARMWDMRDIMVAAGDADKKIWMTEFGAPTGTGTNSVSEAFQAQSIEVAVGAQYDAPWLGPLFVYSLRDAGTDPNNLEHNFGLVRRDWSPKQAYTLLDSR
- a CDS encoding glycosyltransferase family 4 protein, with the protein product MTDPPPADPPPTQTIVFVAHTGQVSGAEKVLLDLVDVAAGRGHRVLVVCPEGPLPGRLPPGAVHVAIPPLGLSGERGSRRLLGAGRLLIDWARAGLTLRRLTRREDTSTVLNSLFALPAARIARPRGRISWLVHDTVSSGRQTAVIRASAPVVRRAVAVSEATAAPLAEMGLPVVVAHNGVDWPVPALPTDLHHPPVVGILALLTPWKGHAVLLDAVATVPGVEVEFAGGSFPGDADHVASLRDRARQPDLAGRVRFLGHTDLRAALERWDVVVSASVTPEAGPLSVLEAMSYGKPVVGTDHGGTTEFLRDGAGVLVAPSDPDALASAITRVLDDADLRRSLAGEARKRIADGHDKSVTLPRMLEKLLSP
- a CDS encoding glycosyltransferase, with translation MARDRIAIVHERLTEIAGSEHVVEQLAATWPRVEVHAPIARAAGIPAGLTEPPITTSLDRAYRMLGERSYAPLLPLMPMAFRRMPLRDASAVVASHHAFATQSVFATQAPVIAYVHSPARWAWDPSLRAGEGGGAAGAAILSALSVVARRCEIGAAPRLHTVVANSSAVAARIREHWGRDAIVVHPPVDLDGFTPDPAVPREDFYLLAGRLVPYKRPDIAIAAAAKADVRLVVAGDGRAMEQCRELAGPRTTFLGRVPHETLLNLHRSARAVLMPGIEDFGIVPVEAMATGTPVIALGEGGALDTVIPESTGLLIEPGTDDEIIERLAKSLREFAVEDYDRTVIRAWAERFRRERFRDEMREVVDAAL